One window of the Glycocaulis alkaliphilus genome contains the following:
- a CDS encoding tetratricopeptide repeat protein has protein sequence MRFLISLAALAIIAPASAAAQSTIILGTSQARGCYEAALGGASGAANGLARCETALAEGAMSRRDRAATEVNMGILLMQAGRTEEALAAYDRALGIQPQLAEAWLNRGIAYLGQRQYAAAEADFTRSLELNVREAHKAYYNRALSLDARERYTDAYADFQQALQLAPGWDLPLRELERYQVVRQPVNG, from the coding sequence ATGCGTTTTCTGATCAGCCTTGCCGCACTCGCCATCATCGCCCCGGCCAGCGCAGCAGCACAATCGACCATCATTCTGGGCACAAGCCAGGCACGCGGCTGCTACGAGGCGGCGCTTGGCGGCGCCAGCGGGGCAGCCAATGGCCTGGCCCGGTGTGAAACTGCCCTGGCCGAAGGCGCCATGTCGCGGCGCGACCGGGCGGCCACGGAAGTGAATATGGGCATATTGCTGATGCAGGCAGGGCGCACGGAGGAGGCACTGGCCGCCTATGACCGCGCACTGGGCATACAGCCACAGCTGGCTGAAGCCTGGCTCAATCGCGGGATCGCATATCTGGGCCAGCGCCAGTATGCGGCGGCCGAGGCCGACTTCACGCGCTCACTGGAGCTCAATGTCCGCGAGGCGCACAAGGCCTATTACAACAGGGCGCTCAGCCTGGACGCGCGCGAACGCTATACGGATGCCTACGCGGACTTCCAGCAGGCCTTGCAGCTCGCTCCGGGCTGGGATCTGCCCTTGCGCGAGCTGGAACGCTATCAGGTTGTGCGCCAGCCGGTGAACGGGTAG
- a CDS encoding CheR family methyltransferase yields the protein MSETKYKFLAAEVKKRSGLILGPEKGYLIESRLAPLARAEGLAGPEAVVDAMMRGDQRLCAAASEALATHETFFFRDKTPFDMFTDVMVPALRQARAGRPFKIWCAAASTGQEPYSLAMLIREMNGISASILATDMCAHVMEKAKAGIYSQFEVQRGLAIQRLVKHFEQAGDSWRVKPELREMIRFETGNLLEDFSRYGTLDIIFCRNVLIYFDVESKAKILNRLAQQLAPDGYLVLGAAETVVGLTDSFKPVPGHRGLYMRNQPAAQAGPAAPRAVA from the coding sequence CTGAGCGAAACCAAATACAAATTCCTCGCTGCCGAGGTGAAGAAGCGCTCCGGCCTCATACTGGGTCCGGAGAAAGGTTATCTGATCGAGAGCCGTCTGGCGCCGCTGGCGCGAGCCGAAGGGCTCGCCGGGCCGGAAGCGGTCGTCGATGCGATGATGCGCGGCGATCAGCGCCTGTGTGCCGCCGCGTCGGAAGCGCTGGCGACGCACGAGACCTTCTTCTTCCGCGACAAGACCCCGTTTGACATGTTCACCGATGTCATGGTGCCTGCCCTGCGCCAGGCCCGTGCCGGCCGGCCTTTCAAGATCTGGTGCGCGGCGGCCTCGACAGGCCAGGAGCCTTATTCGCTGGCCATGCTGATCCGCGAAATGAACGGGATCAGCGCGTCCATTCTCGCCACGGATATGTGCGCGCATGTGATGGAGAAGGCCAAGGCCGGGATTTACAGCCAGTTCGAGGTGCAGCGTGGCCTCGCCATCCAGCGCCTGGTGAAGCATTTCGAGCAGGCCGGCGATAGCTGGCGGGTGAAGCCGGAACTGCGCGAGATGATCCGGTTTGAAACCGGCAATCTGCTGGAAGATTTCTCGCGCTACGGCACGCTCGACATCATCTTCTGCCGCAATGTGCTGATCTATTTCGATGTGGAATCGAAGGCCAAGATACTCAACCGGCTGGCCCAGCAGCTGGCGCCGGATGGCTATTTGGTGCTGGGCGCTGCCGAGACGGTTGTCGGCCTGACAGACAGCTTCAAGCCGGTTCCCGGACACCGTGGCCTGTACATGCGCAACCAGCCTGCTGCGCAGGCCGGTCCGGCGGCTCCACGCGCGGTCGCGTAG
- a CDS encoding protein-glutamate methylesterase/protein-glutamine glutaminase translates to MNTAANLPPGASPGALPRVMVVDDSAVVRGLVARWVEADPRLALAATCTDGEQGVKRAGELQPDLVVLDIEMPRMDGLTALPQILKAAPKARVIMASTLTQKGAQVTLQALSLGAADFAPKPDTSRMGGAESYRRELLDKLAALAPRYAAQRAAGPAATAAAASVKIPASTGAGLASGRDLPSRIDLLAIGSSTGGPQALRQVIQNIPSSIRMPVVIAQHMPKVFTAILAEHLSREGLPAHEASDGETLKAGHVYVAPGDYHLTIEGAPGQFRARLDQNPPINFCRPSVDPLFESCARVAGKNLLALVLTGMGSDGRNGSRHVRGAGGGVIVQDQASSVVWGMPGAVAEAGLADLVLPLNQIGPELARRLTGAR, encoded by the coding sequence ATGAACACAGCCGCTAACCTTCCCCCCGGAGCCAGCCCTGGCGCTCTGCCGCGCGTAATGGTGGTGGACGATTCCGCCGTCGTGCGCGGGCTTGTTGCCCGCTGGGTCGAGGCTGATCCGCGCCTGGCGCTGGCGGCGACCTGTACAGATGGCGAGCAAGGCGTAAAGCGTGCCGGCGAATTGCAGCCCGATCTGGTCGTGCTCGACATCGAGATGCCGCGCATGGACGGGCTGACTGCCCTGCCGCAAATCCTCAAAGCGGCGCCCAAGGCGCGGGTCATCATGGCCTCGACGCTCACCCAGAAGGGTGCGCAAGTGACGCTGCAGGCGCTCTCCCTTGGCGCGGCCGACTTCGCGCCCAAGCCCGATACCAGCCGCATGGGCGGGGCGGAAAGCTATCGCCGTGAACTGCTCGACAAGCTGGCCGCGCTGGCCCCGCGCTATGCGGCGCAGCGTGCCGCGGGCCCGGCTGCCACGGCCGCCGCTGCCAGCGTAAAAATCCCGGCCAGCACGGGTGCGGGGCTGGCATCGGGGCGTGATCTGCCATCGCGCATCGATCTTCTGGCCATCGGTTCGTCCACGGGCGGACCGCAGGCCCTGCGTCAGGTGATACAGAATATCCCCTCATCCATCCGCATGCCGGTGGTGATCGCCCAGCACATGCCCAAGGTTTTCACCGCCATTCTGGCCGAGCACCTCTCCCGCGAGGGATTGCCCGCTCACGAAGCCAGTGACGGGGAAACACTCAAAGCCGGCCATGTCTATGTAGCGCCGGGCGACTACCACCTGACCATTGAAGGCGCGCCGGGCCAGTTCCGGGCGCGGCTCGACCAGAACCCGCCCATCAATTTCTGCCGCCCGTCCGTTGATCCGCTGTTTGAAAGCTGCGCGCGCGTGGCGGGCAAGAACCTGCTGGCGCTTGTCCTGACCGGCATGGGCTCTGACGGGCGCAATGGCTCGCGTCATGTGCGCGGGGCAGGCGGGGGCGTAATTGTGCAGGATCAGGCCTCCAGCGTTGTCTGGGGGATGCCCGGTGCCGTGGCTGAAGCGGGCCTCGCAGACCTTGTGCTGCCACTTAATCAGATCGGACCGGAACTCGCCCGCCGGCTGACAGGAGCGCGTTAA
- a CDS encoding response regulator, giving the protein MKTCLVVDDSRVIRKVARRIVEDLGFACEEAPDGKVALDQCRKSMPDAILLDWNMPVMNGLDFLVTLRAEENGKRPVVVFCTTENDMSHITQALRAGADEYVMKPFDGDIIGSKFAEAGLV; this is encoded by the coding sequence ATGAAAACCTGTCTGGTAGTTGATGACAGCAGGGTCATCCGCAAGGTGGCCCGCAGGATTGTGGAAGACTTGGGCTTCGCGTGCGAAGAAGCCCCGGACGGGAAAGTGGCGCTCGACCAGTGCCGCAAGTCCATGCCGGACGCGATACTGCTCGACTGGAACATGCCGGTGATGAACGGGCTCGATTTCCTGGTCACGCTGCGCGCCGAGGAGAACGGCAAACGGCCGGTCGTCGTGTTCTGCACGACCGAGAATGATATGTCGCACATCACCCAGGCCCTTCGGGCAGGCGCGGACGAGTACGTGATGAAGCCGTTTGATGGCGACATTATCGGCTCGAAATTCGCCGAAGCCGGGCTGGTGTAA
- a CDS encoding chemotaxis protein CheW, giving the protein MTLDYQTSQEYVTVRIAGQLCGAPVKEIREVFAPQAITSVPLARPQIAGLLNLRGRIVTVIDARIRLGLPAREADAPCMSLGLERGAELFGVLVDEVGEVLRLGQDTFEPVPAHLDPRWRALLSGVHRLETELLAILDVDRLIAADVAMAA; this is encoded by the coding sequence ATGACACTCGATTATCAGACCAGTCAGGAATATGTGACGGTGCGTATCGCCGGTCAGCTCTGCGGCGCGCCGGTAAAGGAAATCCGCGAGGTCTTTGCCCCGCAGGCGATCACTTCGGTACCGCTGGCCCGGCCGCAGATTGCCGGTCTTCTCAATCTGCGCGGCCGCATCGTGACGGTGATTGACGCGCGTATCCGCCTTGGACTGCCCGCGCGTGAGGCCGATGCGCCTTGCATGTCGCTGGGGCTGGAGCGGGGCGCGGAACTCTTCGGTGTTCTGGTTGACGAGGTCGGCGAGGTGCTGCGTCTCGGACAGGATACGTTCGAGCCGGTGCCAGCGCATCTCGATCCGCGCTGGCGGGCGCTCCTGTCGGGCGTACACCGGCTGGAAACCGAGCTTCTGGCCATTCTGGATGTTGACAGGCTGATCGCCGCCGACGTGGCGATGGCGGCCTGA
- a CDS encoding chemotaxis protein CheA has protein sequence MDELIGEFLAETAESLDTIDVELVKFESDPTDRATLDNIFRLLHTIKGTCGFLGLSRLEAVAHAGETLLGKFRDGTLVADSAAVTLVLQSLDRIKLVLGGLEETGSEPEGDDSELIAKLEALAMGETVEAAPEPEPEPEPEPVIEVVAEGGEAFDADLGRPLRPGEVSLADLEAAFMATEGPELAGAAAEDEAEAETEAEAEDDDEAPVPVAAMAAGKPAAQTPPADTDGPKSEGVRAQSTIRVNVDVLETLMTTVSELVLARNQLHQIVRENEDSALKGPLQRLSSVTGELQDGVMKTRMQPVGDAWRKLPRIVRDTQQDLGKKIRLIMEGEETELDRQVLELIKDPLTHMVRNSADHGIEMPDVRTAKGKPAQGTIRLSAYHEGGAIIIKITDDGAGLDPEKIRAKALEKGLATAEELSSMSEPQVQRFIFAAGFSTAAKVTNLSGRGVGMDVVRTNIEQIGGSIDLTSEVGKGTSFAIKIPLTLAIVSALIVKAGDARFALPQLAVRELVRAGEGSAHSIESLHGARMIRLRNRLLPVVSLNTVLGLPDASSDASHGYVVVIEAAGRKLGVVVDDVLDTEEIVVKPLSAQLRGIQVYSGATLLGDGSVIIILDPNGLSQQLAHATEETPAAEELAASSADPSRQRLLLVRAGEDDVKAVPVSLITRLEEFDGSTIEVVDARHVVQYRGRLLPLAHASGVDEFRRDGRQAVLVFSEEGRSAGVAVDEILDVVEETLDLQMGSERPGVIGSAIIKGRATEVLDIAWHMERAWSGSPQRPARSGRHSILLVEPDAFARRMMAPLLAAAGYDVTVVGGLHEARDAAQMGAQYAALVGDPAALDTLAGEGHWADVPRLGVSDRAHGGYGEGLVAVMRPADRGGLIAALDRAARSGETRAA, from the coding sequence ATGGATGAGCTGATTGGCGAGTTTCTGGCCGAAACGGCAGAGAGCCTTGATACGATAGATGTCGAGCTGGTGAAGTTCGAATCCGATCCGACGGACCGGGCGACGCTCGACAATATTTTCCGCCTTCTGCACACCATCAAGGGCACGTGCGGCTTTCTTGGCCTGTCGCGCCTTGAGGCAGTGGCCCATGCGGGCGAAACCCTGCTGGGCAAGTTCCGCGACGGCACGCTTGTCGCCGATAGCGCCGCAGTGACGCTGGTCCTGCAATCGCTTGACCGCATCAAGCTGGTGCTGGGCGGCCTGGAAGAGACAGGCAGCGAGCCTGAGGGCGATGACAGCGAGCTGATTGCCAAGCTGGAAGCGCTGGCAATGGGCGAGACTGTAGAGGCCGCGCCGGAGCCCGAACCCGAACCTGAGCCTGAACCCGTCATTGAAGTTGTTGCCGAAGGCGGCGAGGCGTTCGACGCCGATCTGGGCCGTCCTCTGCGTCCGGGCGAAGTGTCGCTGGCCGATCTGGAAGCGGCCTTCATGGCGACCGAAGGTCCGGAGCTGGCCGGCGCTGCCGCTGAGGATGAGGCGGAGGCCGAGACCGAGGCCGAGGCTGAGGACGACGATGAAGCGCCTGTGCCGGTAGCCGCCATGGCGGCCGGCAAGCCTGCCGCGCAGACACCCCCGGCCGACACCGATGGCCCAAAGTCTGAAGGCGTGCGGGCCCAGTCCACGATCCGGGTGAATGTGGATGTGCTCGAAACGCTGATGACGACGGTGTCCGAGCTGGTGCTGGCCCGTAACCAGCTGCACCAGATCGTCCGCGAAAACGAAGATTCTGCGCTGAAAGGCCCGCTGCAACGCCTGTCATCCGTGACGGGCGAGCTGCAGGACGGGGTGATGAAGACGCGCATGCAACCTGTTGGCGATGCCTGGCGCAAGCTGCCGCGCATCGTGCGCGATACCCAGCAGGATCTCGGCAAGAAAATCCGCCTCATCATGGAAGGCGAGGAGACCGAGCTTGACCGCCAGGTGCTGGAGCTGATCAAGGATCCGCTCACCCACATGGTGCGCAACTCTGCCGATCACGGCATCGAGATGCCCGATGTGCGCACCGCCAAGGGCAAGCCCGCGCAAGGCACGATCCGCCTGTCTGCCTACCATGAAGGCGGGGCGATCATCATCAAGATCACCGATGATGGCGCCGGTCTCGACCCGGAGAAAATCCGCGCCAAGGCACTCGAAAAGGGCCTCGCCACGGCCGAAGAGCTCAGCTCCATGAGCGAGCCGCAAGTCCAGCGCTTCATCTTCGCGGCCGGTTTCTCGACCGCCGCCAAGGTGACGAACCTGTCCGGCCGCGGCGTCGGCATGGACGTGGTGCGCACCAATATCGAGCAGATTGGCGGCTCCATCGATCTCACCTCCGAGGTCGGCAAGGGCACCAGCTTTGCCATCAAGATTCCGCTGACCCTCGCCATCGTTTCGGCGCTGATCGTGAAAGCGGGCGACGCGCGCTTTGCGCTGCCGCAACTGGCCGTACGCGAGCTGGTGCGGGCGGGTGAAGGCTCTGCCCACTCGATTGAATCGCTTCATGGCGCGCGCATGATACGCCTGCGCAACCGCCTCCTGCCGGTGGTCAGCCTGAATACGGTGCTTGGCCTGCCGGACGCCTCCAGCGATGCCAGCCATGGCTATGTGGTGGTGATCGAGGCGGCGGGGCGCAAGCTCGGCGTGGTCGTCGATGATGTGCTCGATACCGAGGAGATCGTGGTCAAGCCGCTCTCGGCCCAGCTGCGCGGCATCCAGGTCTATTCCGGCGCCACCCTGCTGGGTGATGGCTCGGTGATCATCATCCTTGATCCCAACGGCCTCTCCCAGCAACTGGCGCATGCCACCGAGGAAACGCCGGCCGCTGAAGAGCTGGCGGCGAGCTCTGCCGATCCCTCCCGCCAGCGCCTGCTTCTGGTGCGTGCGGGCGAGGATGATGTGAAAGCCGTCCCCGTCAGCCTCATCACGCGTCTTGAGGAATTTGACGGATCCACGATTGAAGTCGTCGATGCGCGCCATGTCGTGCAGTACCGTGGACGCCTTCTGCCGCTTGCCCATGCTTCGGGCGTGGACGAGTTCCGGCGCGACGGCCGCCAGGCGGTCCTGGTCTTCTCCGAGGAAGGCCGTTCGGCCGGTGTGGCTGTCGATGAGATTCTCGACGTGGTGGAAGAGACGCTCGACCTGCAGATGGGCTCCGAGCGCCCCGGCGTTATCGGCTCGGCCATCATCAAGGGCCGGGCGACCGAAGTGCTCGACATTGCCTGGCACATGGAGCGGGCCTGGTCCGGCTCGCCGCAGCGCCCGGCGCGTTCCGGCCGTCATTCGATCCTGCTGGTCGAGCCCGATGCGTTCGCCCGCCGCATGATGGCACCGCTGCTGGCGGCTGCCGGTTATGATGTGACGGTGGTGGGTGGTCTGCACGAGGCACGCGATGCTGCCCAGATGGGCGCGCAATACGCCGCCCTGGTGGGTGATCCGGCCGCGCTCGACACGCTGGCTGGCGAAGGCCACTGGGCCGATGTGCCGCGCCTTGGCGTCAGTGACCGTGCGCATGGGGGCTATGGCGAAGGCCTGGTGGCCGTCATGCGGCCAGCAGACAGGGGCGGGCTGATTGCCGCCCTCGACCGGGCGGCGCGCTCCGGCGAAACACGCGCGGCTTAG
- the chpT gene encoding histidine phosphotransferase ChpT, translated as MSTQHTPSATELAALLCARLCHDLVSPVSALGAALSVLDDENAADMRDDAIELIRTGANQAHAKLEYVRLAFGAGGSRPGSIDTGELKRLAEAMFAPAKPELVWKVQAAGLDKPAARVLLNLIWLAVDNVPRGGTVTVEATASEAGDSRLRIVAAGPRARIDPAYVEALAGRAGEDGYDGRSIQPYYAGLVAREHGGRVEAQAEEERVEYIALLAPQAKAAAA; from the coding sequence ATGAGCACGCAACACACACCCTCCGCCACCGAGCTTGCCGCGCTTTTGTGCGCCCGGCTCTGCCATGATCTTGTCAGCCCGGTATCGGCGCTCGGCGCGGCCCTGTCCGTGCTGGACGATGAAAACGCCGCCGACATGCGCGACGATGCGATCGAGCTGATCCGCACCGGCGCCAATCAGGCCCATGCCAAGCTGGAATATGTGCGCCTGGCCTTCGGGGCAGGGGGCTCACGCCCCGGCAGCATCGATACGGGCGAGCTGAAGCGTCTGGCGGAGGCCATGTTTGCCCCTGCCAAGCCGGAGCTGGTGTGGAAGGTGCAGGCGGCCGGTCTCGACAAGCCGGCGGCGCGTGTGCTGCTGAACCTTATCTGGCTGGCGGTGGACAATGTGCCGCGGGGCGGGACGGTGACGGTGGAGGCAACAGCCAGCGAGGCCGGTGACAGCCGTCTGCGTATCGTTGCTGCCGGACCGCGCGCACGCATTGACCCGGCCTATGTCGAGGCACTGGCCGGCCGGGCGGGCGAGGACGGCTATGATGGCCGCTCCATCCAGCCATACTATGCCGGACTGGTGGCCCGCGAGCATGGCGGCCGCGTCGAGGCGCAGGCAGAAGAAGAGCGCGTTGAATACATCGCCCTTCTCGCTCCGCAGGCGAAGGCCGCCGCGGCCTGA
- a CDS encoding type II toxin-antitoxin system MqsR family toxin, translated as MDKRKPSYDLEAIRSAAGTHMTFTSTAVAGAAMMGMTRADMVSVIRSLTRDEFFKSVTTFHDHRVWMDVYHTRADGYDIYIKFVQDTVTEFTCTSFKER; from the coding sequence ATGGACAAAAGAAAACCGAGCTACGATCTTGAGGCCATTCGTTCAGCTGCGGGAACGCACATGACGTTCACTAGCACGGCGGTGGCAGGCGCAGCGATGATGGGTATGACCCGGGCCGATATGGTGAGCGTGATCCGGTCGCTGACACGCGACGAGTTCTTCAAGTCGGTGACAACCTTTCACGATCACCGGGTCTGGATGGACGTCTACCACACACGCGCGGATGGCTATGACATCTACATCAAGTTCGTGCAGGACACGGTGACAGAGTTCACCTGCACATCGTTCAAGGAGCGCTGA
- a CDS encoding type II toxin-antitoxin system MqsA family antitoxin: MGGTASTRLHPETGAVLTRGTRTVTLTYKSQTETVEMPGWYPADDTGAANGLHDPRDMLVSDRAINRMKAREAGVMMPDDVRKVRKKLGLTQREAGRIIGGGPNAFQKYEAGDVVLSKPADTALRLLANNPARLSELTS, from the coding sequence ATGGGCGGCACTGCATCAACCAGGCTTCATCCCGAGACCGGCGCCGTTCTGACGCGCGGAACACGCACCGTCACACTGACATACAAATCACAGACCGAGACCGTCGAGATGCCAGGCTGGTACCCGGCCGACGATACCGGTGCCGCGAACGGCCTGCACGATCCGCGCGACATGCTGGTGTCCGACCGTGCCATCAACCGGATGAAGGCGCGCGAAGCGGGCGTGATGATGCCTGATGATGTGCGCAAGGTCCGCAAGAAGCTGGGCCTGACCCAGCGTGAAGCGGGACGTATAATCGGCGGCGGCCCGAACGCCTTTCAGAAATACGAGGCCGGGGACGTCGTGCTGAGCAAGCCTGCTGATACAGCCCTGCGCCTGCTAGCCAACAATCCGGCACGCCTTTCCGAACTCACCAGCTGA
- a CDS encoding M23 family metallopeptidase: MSGFDVRLADAHRSRALVFFATLTMALLLVAAILVSRTMAGTSASAAAPETGGLDPAGAALMAEAAEAAPSLDDMVMAEHAAFTNCIDCPVLMATEVTVRSGQTFASVLAEAGASRIDAARAIAALDPIYPARSLRAGQSLNLFFERDPLQRVSADEESGLTLTGISFRPDQERTLTVARTADGQYRTREAVMTVEREIVRARGEISSSLYAAALNAGATDRIVTDMALVLGHAVDFRTIRYGDTFDIVFERYTNRAGEVIRTGRILYMTFEGRGRPLEYFRYEAPDGDIGYYTGEGESAARLLMKMPINGARISSQFGMRFHPIRRTNRPHNGTDFAAPTGTPIYAAGSGTVERADWFGSFGNYIRIRHANGYQTAYAHLNGFARGIRAGTRVTQGQTIGYVGTTGASTGPHLHYEVHLNGRPLNPMSLDLPTGRRLEAGELGIFNAERDRIIALRDQAPAAREEEPQPVLVAERSEERRVSAGSGASARP; the protein is encoded by the coding sequence ATGTCCGGTTTTGACGTCCGCCTCGCTGACGCCCACCGCTCTCGTGCGCTGGTTTTCTTTGCCACACTGACCATGGCGCTGCTGCTTGTAGCCGCCATACTGGTCAGCCGGACCATGGCAGGCACGTCAGCCTCGGCCGCGGCGCCGGAAACCGGCGGACTTGATCCGGCAGGTGCCGCCCTGATGGCTGAGGCGGCTGAAGCCGCCCCCTCGCTCGACGACATGGTGATGGCCGAGCACGCTGCCTTCACCAACTGCATTGACTGCCCCGTGCTGATGGCCACCGAAGTAACGGTGCGTTCCGGCCAGACCTTTGCCAGCGTGCTGGCCGAGGCCGGCGCCAGCCGCATTGATGCGGCCCGCGCCATTGCTGCGCTGGATCCCATCTACCCCGCCCGCTCACTGCGCGCAGGCCAGTCGCTCAACCTCTTCTTCGAGCGCGATCCCTTGCAGCGCGTCTCGGCGGACGAAGAAAGCGGCCTTACCCTGACCGGCATTTCCTTCCGTCCCGACCAGGAGCGCACCCTGACCGTCGCGCGCACCGCCGACGGCCAGTACCGCACCCGCGAAGCCGTCATGACCGTCGAGCGTGAGATCGTGCGCGCACGCGGCGAGATTTCCTCCAGCCTGTACGCCGCCGCGCTGAATGCCGGCGCGACCGACCGCATCGTCACCGACATGGCGCTGGTGCTGGGCCACGCGGTGGACTTCCGCACCATCCGCTATGGCGACACGTTCGACATCGTGTTCGAGCGCTACACGAACCGGGCAGGCGAGGTGATCCGCACCGGCCGCATTCTCTACATGACGTTTGAAGGCCGTGGCCGTCCGCTGGAGTATTTCCGCTACGAAGCCCCGGACGGCGATATTGGCTATTACACTGGCGAAGGTGAGAGCGCGGCGCGCCTGCTGATGAAAATGCCGATCAATGGCGCGCGCATCTCCAGCCAGTTCGGCATGCGCTTCCACCCGATCCGCCGCACCAACCGGCCCCATAACGGCACAGACTTCGCCGCCCCGACCGGCACGCCGATCTACGCCGCCGGTAGTGGCACGGTGGAACGCGCCGACTGGTTCGGCTCATTCGGCAACTATATCCGCATCCGCCACGCCAATGGCTATCAGACCGCCTACGCGCACCTGAACGGGTTTGCCCGCGGCATCCGCGCCGGCACGCGCGTCACGCAAGGCCAGACCATCGGCTATGTCGGCACGACCGGCGCTTCCACCGGTCCGCACCTGCACTATGAGGTTCACCTCAATGGCCGCCCGCTCAACCCGATGAGCCTGGACCTGCCGACGGGCCGCCGTCTGGAAGCGGGTGAGCTGGGCATTTTCAACGCCGAGCGTGACCGGATCATCGCCCTGCGCGATCAGGCTCCGGCAGCGCGTGAGGAAGAGCCCCAGCCCGTTCTGGTTGCCGAGCGCAGCGAGGAACGCCGCGTCAGCGCCGGTTCAGGAGCCAGCGCACGGCCGTAA
- the ubiG gene encoding bifunctional 2-polyprenyl-6-hydroxyphenol methylase/3-demethylubiquinol 3-O-methyltransferase UbiG codes for MAQSSSPETLSSPSIDPAEVEKFSRMAAEWWDPKSKFAPLHKFNPARLTWIRERLSAHFAREGREPLAGLELLDIGCGGGLVSEPMARLGGRVTGVDAAEPNIKTALVHAREAGLEIDYRHGTAEQLLEAEGPGRFDVVLNLEVVEHVADPAQFLADCAALVKPGGIMIVGTINRTSRAFVTAIFGAEYVLGWLPRGTHRFGKLVKPEEVEAALKTAGLAPETPVGVSYNPLKDSFFISTDAGVNYLMAATK; via the coding sequence ATGGCCCAGTCAAGCTCGCCTGAAACCCTCTCCAGCCCCTCCATCGATCCGGCGGAGGTGGAGAAGTTCTCACGCATGGCTGCCGAGTGGTGGGATCCCAAATCCAAGTTTGCGCCGCTGCACAAATTCAACCCGGCGCGCCTCACCTGGATACGCGAGCGCCTGAGCGCCCATTTCGCCCGTGAGGGCCGCGAGCCGCTGGCGGGTCTTGAGCTGCTTGATATTGGCTGCGGGGGCGGGCTGGTGTCTGAACCGATGGCGCGTCTGGGCGGACGTGTGACGGGGGTGGATGCCGCCGAGCCCAATATCAAGACCGCGCTGGTGCATGCCCGCGAGGCGGGGCTGGAAATCGACTACCGCCACGGCACGGCGGAGCAGTTGCTGGAGGCCGAAGGGCCGGGGCGGTTTGACGTCGTGCTCAATCTTGAAGTGGTCGAGCATGTCGCCGATCCGGCGCAGTTCCTTGCCGATTGCGCGGCGCTGGTAAAGCCCGGCGGGATAATGATTGTCGGCACGATCAACCGCACCAGCCGCGCCTTCGTGACGGCGATTTTCGGCGCGGAATATGTGCTGGGCTGGCTGCCGCGCGGCACGCACCGCTTCGGAAAGCTGGTAAAGCCCGAAGAGGTGGAGGCCGCGCTGAAAACTGCGGGCCTTGCGCCCGAAACGCCCGTGGGCGTCAGCTATAACCCGCTCAAGGACAGCTTCTTCATCAGCACTGATGCTGGCGTGAACTATCTGATGGCGGCCACGAAGTAG
- a CDS encoding helix-turn-helix domain-containing protein — translation MDAVFANAPVAPCGPASIGDILRQARLKHGWTLDSAAARTRIKRDYLEALEAMDPRGLPSRAYTIGYLRAYAGFLELNVTEMVEQFKLEVECDTGRAQPTAPRKKREFKLPKGVIGAVIILGSVLAATSWYGVHITRTGAFAEAPDAATLLATPRPVVESSRAPDPAQIWAGLPTAHAPEALVFTAISPVTLEVRDGSGRVLFAREMEAGASWRAPDEAGLEVSATDAGAVRVRSGAQDIGVLGNSGQILESLPMDNFVRNWRAARAEGTPVSGAGAGAGR, via the coding sequence ATGGATGCTGTTTTCGCCAATGCCCCGGTGGCACCTTGTGGCCCCGCGAGCATCGGTGACATCTTGCGTCAGGCGCGGTTGAAACATGGCTGGACGCTGGATTCCGCCGCTGCGCGCACCCGCATCAAGCGCGATTATCTCGAAGCCCTCGAAGCGATGGACCCGCGCGGCCTGCCCTCGCGCGCCTACACGATCGGCTATCTGCGTGCCTATGCCGGCTTCCTTGAGCTGAACGTCACCGAAATGGTGGAGCAGTTCAAGCTGGAGGTGGAGTGCGATACGGGCCGCGCCCAGCCGACCGCTCCGAGGAAAAAACGCGAATTCAAACTGCCCAAGGGCGTTATCGGCGCCGTTATCATTCTGGGCAGCGTGCTGGCCGCGACGAGCTGGTATGGCGTCCACATCACCCGCACCGGCGCGTTTGCCGAAGCGCCTGATGCCGCCACGCTGCTGGCCACGCCGCGCCCCGTGGTGGAATCCAGCCGCGCGCCGGACCCGGCCCAGATATGGGCCGGTCTGCCGACCGCCCATGCGCCCGAAGCGCTGGTCTTTACCGCCATCTCGCCGGTGACGCTGGAAGTGCGTGATGGCTCTGGCCGTGTGCTGTTCGCGCGCGAGATGGAGGCCGGTGCCTCCTGGCGTGCGCCGGACGAGGCCGGGCTGGAAGTCTCTGCCACCGATGCGGGCGCTGTGCGCGTGCGTTCGGGCGCGCAGGACATCGGCGTGCTGGGCAATTCCGGGCAGATACTGGAATCGCTGCCCATGGACAATTTCGTGCGCAACTGGCGGGCAGCGCGTGCCGAAGGCACGCCGGTGAGCGGCGCTGGCGCAGGCGCGGGCCGGTAG